A single window of Colletes latitarsis isolate SP2378_abdomen chromosome 11, iyColLati1, whole genome shotgun sequence DNA harbors:
- the Unc-104 gene encoding kinesin family member unc-104 isoform X11 yields the protein MSSVKVAVRVRPFNNREIHHEAQCIIEMTGNTTSILNPKVPPGTKDAIKSFNYDYSYFSMDPNDVNYSSQVMVYKDIGEEMLQHAFEGYNVCIFAYGQTGAGKSYTMMGKQEEGQEGIIPQICKDLFRKIDSNTTECLKHSVEVSYMEIYCERVRDLLNPKNKGNLRVREHPLLGPYVEDLSKLAVMSYENIHDLIDEGNKARTVAATNMNETSSRSHAVFTIFFTQQKQDSATGLVTEKVSKISLVDLAGSERADSTGAKGTRLKEGANINKSLTTLGKVISALAESATKKKKKADFIPYRDSVLTWLLRENLGGNSKTAMIAAVSPADINYDETLSTLRYADRAKQIVCKAVVNEDANAKLIRELKEEIQKLRELLKQENIDVQEDKSVFYRCNTSWISKNCVPPFCARAGMPGSITVGPDGKVTYEKKESRDEIIGANKCEDDVKESRPRIPSHPTSAIAEVAVDQLQASEKLIAELNETWEEKLERTEVIRLQREAVFAEMGVAVKEDGVTVGVFSPKKTPHLVNLNEDPLMSECLIYYIKDGFTRIGSAEANIPQDIQLCGPHILSEHCVFENHDSIITLIPKKDALIYVNGRVVTEPIVLKTGSRVILGKNHVFRFNHPDQVRERREKGSPAETPGNGERVDWNFAQIELLEMQGIDLKAEMEKRQLLLEEQFRKEKEEADQLFEEQRKSYEARIDALQRQVEEQSMTMSMYSSYTPDDFNNIEEDIFVNPLFDAESNWSEREFQLAAWAFRKWKYHQFTSLRDDLWGNAIFLKEANAISVELKKKVQFQFTLLTDTLYSPLPPDLLPSVDEDEEEERPFPRTIVAVEVQDTKNGATHYWTLDKLRQRLELMREMYHNEAELSPTSPDFNIESITGGDPFYDRFPWFRMVGRSFIYLSNLMYPVPLIHKVAIVNEKGDVKGYLRVAVQAVVEEENSEYSSGVRQSARISFEDDLFGGHKQNKRNTLLTQTLEKNRQILLHEERVVEGHNEQKDVKDEDDIGDADSGRGDSSVSSDMKEEDLPDHLQPGSEFIFRVTVLQAMGISTEYADIFCQFNFLHRHHETFSTETVKNTGKGNSPGFYHVQNITVTVTKSFLEYLKTQPIVFEVFGHYQQHPLHKDAKLEYIHPNSVRQPPKRMLPPSIPISQPVRSPKFGSVLPSPSTSHVHAKYDVLVWFEICELAPNGEYVPSVVDHSDDLPCRGLFLLHQGIQRRIRITIVHEPASDLRWKDVRELVVGRIRNTPEPEEEDNDSSVLSLGLFPGEYLEIPGDDRCMFRFEAAWDSSLHNSSLLNRVTAYGEQIFMTISAYLELENCGRPAIITKDLSMIIYGRDARVGPRSLKHLFSGSYRNQEANRLSGVYELVLRRSSEAGSPGVQRRQRRVLDTSSTYVRGEENLHGWRPRGDSLIFDHQWELEKLTRLEEVERVRHTLLLREKLGIDKVPLCNKISHDFTKSEKEVCNMMAKATNEPHASPVKLKRSTSKEVYEHCEMTEREKELAAKYIKLIQGRIPSKEPILLSDVSPGEDTMADMSASMMSSVISSSSQESVYARASDFLEQAAGIIVWSRSKSCILRLSSPERARLQELQESILASESNNQTCTIAPAPLGSSSPSKENLVLYVPEVEEIRISPVIARKGYLNVLEHKTNGWKKRWVAVRRPYVLIFREEKDPVERALINLATAQVEYSEDQLAMVKVPNTFSVVTKHRGYLLQTLGDKEVYDWLYAINPLLAGQIRSKLARKGPTAANLNNASPVGLSPPIDQQSNQNK from the exons ATGTCGTCGGTAAAGGTGGCGGTGAGGGTACGACCCTTCAACAATCGGGAGATCCACCACGAGGCACAATGCATCATCGAAATGACCGGCAACACTACTT CGATATTGAACCCCAAAGTACCGCCGGGCACCAAAGATGCGATCAAGAGTTTCAACTACGATTATTCCTATTTTTCCATGGAC CCAAACGACGTAAATTATTCCTCGCAAGTGATGGTTTACAAAGATATCGGCGAGGAGATGCTGCAACACGCCTTCGAAG GGTACAATGTTTGCATATTCGCCTACGGACAGACTGGAGCTGGTAAATCGTATACCATGATGGGCAAACAAGAAGAAGGTCAAGAGGGTATAATACCCCAAATTTGCAAGGATCTTTTTAGAAAAATCGATTCCAATACAACCGAGTGTTTGAAGCATTCGGTGGAAGTCAGTTACATGGAAATCTACTGCGAAAGGGTGCGGGATCTCTTGAATCCCAAGAACAAAGGAAATCTCCGTGTACGAGAACATCCTCTTCTTGGACCGTACGTCGAAGACCTGTCGAAATTAGCAGTGATGTCTTACGAAAATATCCATGATCTTATAGACGAGGGTAACAAAGCAAG AACCGTGGCAGCAACAAACATGAACGAAACTTCAAGCAGATCTCATGCTGTATTCACAATTTTCTTTACGCAACAAAAACAAGACTCTGCGACTGGGTTAGTGACGGAAAAGGTCAGCAAAATCTCGTTGGTTGATTTGGCTGGGTCTGAGAGAGCCGACTCTACCGGCGCAAAGGGAACGAGGTTAAAGGAGGGTGCCAATATCAACAAAAGCTTGACAACCCTCGGGAAGGTCATCAGTGCTTTGGCCGAAAGC GCTactaaaaagaagaagaaggctGATTTCATCCCTTACAGGGATTCTGTTTTAACGTGGTTGCTACGAGAAAACCTGGGAGGAAACTCTAAAACAGCGATGATAGCGGCAGTCAGTCCCGCCGACATCAATTACGATGAAACTCTCTCTACTTTACG ATACGCAGATAGAGCGAAGCAAATAGTTTGCAAGGCTGTCGTTAACGAGGACGCGAACGCCAAGCTTATTAGGGAGCTCAAGGAAGAGATTCAGAAGTTGCGGGAACTCCTCAAACAAGAGAATATTGACGTGCAAGAAGATAAGTCGGTTTTTTACCGGTGCAACACGAGTTGGATTTCCAAGAATTGTGTTCCCCCTTTCTGTGCGCGTGCGGGTATGCCTGGTTCGATAACAGTAG GGCCAGATGGTAAAGTCACATATGAAAAGAAAGAATCTA GAGACGAAATTATAGGAGCGAATAAATGCGAGGACGATGTGAAGGAAAGTCGACCGAGAATTCCGTCTCACCCGACATCGGCCATTGCCGAGGTAGCAGTGGATCAACTGCAAGCTTCGGAAAAATTGATCGCTG AACTGAACGAAACCTGGGAGGAAAAACTGGAACGAACGGAGGTGATACGCCTTCAACGCGAGGCGGTGTTCGCCGAAATGGGTGTTGCCGTGAAAGAGGACGGTGTCACAGTTGGTGTGTTCTCACCGAAGAAAACTCCACACTTGGTGAACTTAAACGAGGATCCTCTTATGTCCGAGTGTCTGATCTACTACATCAAGGATGGTTTCACGCGTATTGGTAGCGCCGAGGCTAACATACCACAAGACATTCAACTCTGCGGTCCTCACATACTGAGCGAGCATTGTGTTTTCGAGAACCACGACAGCATCATCACCCTGATTCCGAAGAAGGACGCTTTAATCTACGTTAATGGACGCGTGGTCACTGAGCCAATTGTTCTGAAGACTGGATCGCGTGTCATTTTAGGGAAGAATCACGTATTCAGATTCAATCATCCGGATCAAG TTCGTGAACGAAGGGAAAAGGGGTCTCCCGCGGAGACACCTGGAAATGGAGAGAGAGTCGACTGGAACTTTGCACAAATTGAATTGCTGGAAATGCAGGGGATCGACCTCAAAGCTGAAATGGAAAAGAGACAGTTGCTACTGGAAGAGCAGTTCCGCAAAGAGAAAGAAGAAGCCGATCAACTGTTCGAAGAACAAAGAAAA AGCTACGAGGCCCGGATAGATGCATTACAAAGACAAGTGGAGGAGCAAAGCATGACAATGTCCATGTATAGCAGTTACACACCCGATGATTTCAATAACATTGAGGAGGATATCTTTG TCAACCCCTTGTTTGACGCAGAGAGCAACTGGTCCGAGAGAGAGTTCCAACTGGCCGCTTGGGCCTTCCGCAAGTGGAAATATCATCAATTCACAAGTCTTCGAGATGATCTCTGGGGCAACGCGATATTCCTCAAAGAGGCTAACGCTATTTCTGTCGAACTCAAAAAGAAG GTTCAATTCCAGTTTACTTTGCTCACGGATACGCTTTATTCGCCACTTCCTCCGGATCTTTTACCCAGTGTAGATGAAGACGAAGAGGAAGAAAGGCCGTTCCCGCGCACGATTGTTGCTGTAGAAGTTCAAGATACAAAGAATGGAGCAACACATTATTGGACACTTGATAAACTAAG ACAAAGACTCGAATTGATGCGAGAAATGTATCATAATGAGGCTGAACTATCACCTACATCTCCAGACTTCAATATTGAATCTATTACTGGAGGTGATCCGTTCTACGATCGTTTTCCATGGTTCCGGATGGTTGGGAG GTCTTTTATATACTTAAGCAATCTCATGTACCCTGTTCCATTGATCCACAAAGTAGCGATAGTCAATGAAAAGGGAGACGTAAAAGGCTACTTGCGTGTAGCCGTGCAAGCCGTTGTTG AAGAGGAAAACAGCGAGTACTCAAGCGGCGTCAGACAGTCAGCTAGAATTTCCTTCGAGGATGATCTCTTCGGCGGTCACAAGCAAAACAAACGTAACACTTTGTTAACTCAGACGCTCGAAAAAAATCGACAGATACTCCTGCACGAGGAACGCGTCGTAGAGGGTCACAACGAGCAAAAAGACGTGAAAGACGAGGACGATATTGGCGATGCTGACAGTGGCAGAGGTGACAGCTCGGTTTCCAGCGACATGAAAGAAGAAGATCTACCAGATCATTTGCAACCGGGTTCTGAATTTATATTCAGGGTAACGGTGCTACAAGCTATGGGTATTTCCACCGAGTACGCCGATATTTTCTGCCAATTCAA TTTCTTACATCGACACCACGAAACCTTTTCAACGGAAACGGTAAAGAATACAGGAAAAGGAAATTCacctggattttatcacgtacaAAAT ATCACGGTTACGGTGACAAAATCATTCTTGGAGTACCTCAAAACTCAGCCAATCGTCTTCGAGGTCTTTGGGCATTACCAACAACACCCACTGCATAAGGATGCGAAACTGGAATA CATTCATCCCAACAGCGTAAGACAGCCACCGAAGAGGATGCTTCCGCCATCTATACCGATCAGTCAACCTGTACGCTCACCAAAATTCGGAAGCGTCCTACCATCGCCCAGCACATCGCACGTGCACGCCAAATACGATGTATTGGTCTggttcgaaatatgcgaactgGCACCGAACGGCGAATACGTGCCATCTGTGGTCGATCATAGCGACGACTTACCGTGTCGTGGACTTTTCTTGCTTCACCAAGGAATTCAGCGTCGTATCCGTATTACTATCGTTCATGAACCCGCATCTGACTTGCGATGGAAGGACGTGAGAGAGTTGGTCGTTGGTCGTATTAGAAACACGCCAGAGCCAGAGGAAGAAGACAATGACTCTTCGGTACTCTCGTTGGGTCTTTTCCCTGGCGAATATCTCGAAATTCCCGGAGACGATAGATGTATGTTCAGATTTGAGGCAGCATGGGACAGCTCTCTTCACAATTCTTCCTTACTCAACAGAGTTACAGCGTACGGAGAACAAATCTTCATGACCATCTCTGCATATCTTGAG TTGGAGAATTGTGGAAGACCGGCAATAATTACAAAAGACTTGAGCATGATCATTTACGGCAGAGATGCCAGAGTAGGACCTCGTTCTCTCAAACATTTGTTCAGCGGAAGCTACCGCAATCAGGAAGCTAATCGGCTCAGTGGCGTCTACGAGTTGGTTCTGCGACGTTCTTCGGAAGCAGGTAGCCCAG GTGTTCAAAGGCGACAACGCCGTGTATTAGACACAAGTTCCACATATGTTAGAGGAGAAGAGAACCTTCATGGATGGAGACCTCGAGGAGACAGTTTAATATTCGATCACCAATGGGAATTGGAGAAATTAACAAGATTAGAGGAAGTGGAAAGAGTAAGACATACGTTACTGTTGCGAGAAAAACTTGGTATTGACAAAGTCCCACTCTGCAATAAAATATCGCACGATTTTACAAAGAGCGAAAAG GAGGTTTGCAATATGATGGCGAAAGCGACAAACGAGCCACATGCTAGCCCGGTAAAACTTAAACGTTCAACGAGTAAAGAGGTTTACGAGCATTGTGAGATGACTGAGAGAGAAAAAGAATTGGCcgcaaaatatataaaattgattCAGGGTCGAATTCCAAGTAAAGAACCGATTCTACTTTCTGACGTTTCACCCGGAGAAGACACTATGGCTGATATGTCAGCATCCATGATGTCTTCGGTGATATCGTCCTCGTCTCAAGAGTCAGTATACGCGAGAGCTAGTGATTTCTTAGAGCAG GCTGCTGGTATAATAGTATGGAGCAGGTCTAAGTCGTGCATCCTTAGGTTGAGTTCGCCGGAGAGGGCTAGACTACAAGAACTGCAAGAGAGCATATTGGCTAGCGAGTCCAACAACCAGACATGTACCATCGCCCCGGCTCCGTTAGGTTCCTCGTCTCCATCGAAGGAAAATTTGGTGCTCTACGTGCCGGAAGTTGAAGAAATACGCATTAGTCCGGTTATTGCTAGAAAAGGATACCTAAATGTTCTCGAACACAAGACTAATGGATGGAAGAAACGCTGGGTG GCGGTGCGACGACCTTATGTTCTAATTTTTCGGGAAGAAAAAGATCCGGTAGAGAGAGCTCTGATCAATTTAGCTACTGCTCAAGTTGAATATTCTGAAGATCAGTTAGCCATGGTGAAAGTACCAAATACTTTCAG tgTTGTTACAAAACATCGAGGATATTTGCTGCAAACTTTAGGGGACAAGGAAGTCTACGACTGGTTATATGCTATTAATCCTCTCCTTGCTGGTCAAATCAG atcgaaactagCGCGCAAAGGGCCGACAGCAGCGAATCTGAATAACGCTTCGCCAGTCGGTCTATCTCCGCCTATAGATCAACAGTCGAACCAGAACAAGTGA
- the Unc-104 gene encoding kinesin family member unc-104 isoform X14: MSSVKVAVRVRPFNNREIHHEAQCIIEMTGNTTSILNPKVPPGTKDAIKSFNYDYSYFSMDPNDVNYSSQVMVYKDIGEEMLQHAFEGYNVCIFAYGQTGAGKSYTMMGKQEEGQEGIIPQICKDLFRKIDSNTTECLKHSVEVSYMEIYCERVRDLLNPKNKGNLRVREHPLLGPYVEDLSKLAVMSYENIHDLIDEGNKARTVAATNMNETSSRSHAVFTIFFTQQKQDSATGLVTEKVSKISLVDLAGSERADSTGAKGTRLKEGANINKSLTTLGKVISALAESATKKKKKADFIPYRDSVLTWLLRENLGGNSKTAMIAAVSPADINYDETLSTLRYADRAKQIVCKAVVNEDANAKLIRELKEEIQKLRELLKQENIDVQEGPDGKVTYEKKESRDEIIGANKCEDDVKESRPRIPSHPTSAIAEVAVDQLQASEKLIAELNETWEEKLERTEVIRLQREAVFAEMGVAVKEDGVTVGVFSPKKTPHLVNLNEDPLMSECLIYYIKDGFTRIGSAEANIPQDIQLCGPHILSEHCVFENHDSIITLIPKKDALIYVNGRVVTEPIVLKTGSRVILGKNHVFRFNHPDQVRERREKGSPAETPGNGERVDWNFAQIELLEMQGIDLKAEMEKRQLLLEEQFRKEKEEADQLFEEQRKSYEARIDALQRQVEEQSMTMSMYSSYTPDDFNNIEEDIFVNPLFDAESNWSEREFQLAAWAFRKWKYHQFTSLRDDLWGNAIFLKEANAISVELKKKVQFQFTLLTDTLYSPLPPDLLPSVDEDEEEERPFPRTIVAVEVQDTKNGATHYWTLDKLRQRLELMREMYHNEAELSPTSPDFNIESITGGDPFYDRFPWFRMVGRSFIYLSNLMYPVPLIHKVAIVNEKGDVKGYLRVAVQAVVEEENSEYSSGVRQSARISFEDDLFGGHKQNKRNTLLTQTLEKNRQILLHEERVVEGHNEQKDVKDEDDIGDADSGRGDSSVSSDMKEEDLPDHLQPGSEFIFRVTVLQAMGISTEYADIFCQFNFLHRHHETFSTETVKNTGKGNSPGFYHVQNITVTVTKSFLEYLKTQPIVFEVFGHYQQHPLHKDAKLEYVRQPPKRMLPPSIPISQPVRSPKFGSVLPSPSTSHVHAKYDVLVWFEICELAPNGEYVPSVVDHSDDLPCRGLFLLHQGIQRRIRITIVHEPASDLRWKDVRELVVGRIRNTPEPEEEDNDSSVLSLGLFPGEYLEIPGDDRCMFRFEAAWDSSLHNSSLLNRVTAYGEQIFMTISAYLELENCGRPAIITKDLSMIIYGRDARVGPRSLKHLFSGSYRNQEANRLSGVYELVLRRSSEAGSPGVQRRQRRVLDTSSTYVRGEENLHGWRPRGDSLIFDHQWELEKLTRLEEVERVRHTLLLREKLGIDKVPLCNKISHDFTKSEKEVCNMMAKATNEPHASPVKLKRSTSKEVYEHCEMTEREKELAAKYIKLIQGRIPSKEPILLSDVSPGEDTMADMSASMMSSVISSSSQESVYARASDFLEQAAGIIVWSRSKSCILRLSSPERARLQELQESILASESNNQTCTIAPAPLGSSSPSKENLVLYVPEVEEIRISPVIARKGYLNVLEHKTNGWKKRWVAVRRPYVLIFREEKDPVERALINLATAQVEYSEDQLAMVKVPNTFSVVTKHRGYLLQTLGDKEVYDWLYAINPLLAGQIRSKLARKGPTAANLNNASPVGLSPPIDQQSNQNK; encoded by the exons ATGTCGTCGGTAAAGGTGGCGGTGAGGGTACGACCCTTCAACAATCGGGAGATCCACCACGAGGCACAATGCATCATCGAAATGACCGGCAACACTACTT CGATATTGAACCCCAAAGTACCGCCGGGCACCAAAGATGCGATCAAGAGTTTCAACTACGATTATTCCTATTTTTCCATGGAC CCAAACGACGTAAATTATTCCTCGCAAGTGATGGTTTACAAAGATATCGGCGAGGAGATGCTGCAACACGCCTTCGAAG GGTACAATGTTTGCATATTCGCCTACGGACAGACTGGAGCTGGTAAATCGTATACCATGATGGGCAAACAAGAAGAAGGTCAAGAGGGTATAATACCCCAAATTTGCAAGGATCTTTTTAGAAAAATCGATTCCAATACAACCGAGTGTTTGAAGCATTCGGTGGAAGTCAGTTACATGGAAATCTACTGCGAAAGGGTGCGGGATCTCTTGAATCCCAAGAACAAAGGAAATCTCCGTGTACGAGAACATCCTCTTCTTGGACCGTACGTCGAAGACCTGTCGAAATTAGCAGTGATGTCTTACGAAAATATCCATGATCTTATAGACGAGGGTAACAAAGCAAG AACCGTGGCAGCAACAAACATGAACGAAACTTCAAGCAGATCTCATGCTGTATTCACAATTTTCTTTACGCAACAAAAACAAGACTCTGCGACTGGGTTAGTGACGGAAAAGGTCAGCAAAATCTCGTTGGTTGATTTGGCTGGGTCTGAGAGAGCCGACTCTACCGGCGCAAAGGGAACGAGGTTAAAGGAGGGTGCCAATATCAACAAAAGCTTGACAACCCTCGGGAAGGTCATCAGTGCTTTGGCCGAAAGC GCTactaaaaagaagaagaaggctGATTTCATCCCTTACAGGGATTCTGTTTTAACGTGGTTGCTACGAGAAAACCTGGGAGGAAACTCTAAAACAGCGATGATAGCGGCAGTCAGTCCCGCCGACATCAATTACGATGAAACTCTCTCTACTTTACG ATACGCAGATAGAGCGAAGCAAATAGTTTGCAAGGCTGTCGTTAACGAGGACGCGAACGCCAAGCTTATTAGGGAGCTCAAGGAAGAGATTCAGAAGTTGCGGGAACTCCTCAAACAAGAGAATATTGACGTGCAAGA AGGGCCAGATGGTAAAGTCACATATGAAAAGAAAGAATCTA GAGACGAAATTATAGGAGCGAATAAATGCGAGGACGATGTGAAGGAAAGTCGACCGAGAATTCCGTCTCACCCGACATCGGCCATTGCCGAGGTAGCAGTGGATCAACTGCAAGCTTCGGAAAAATTGATCGCTG AACTGAACGAAACCTGGGAGGAAAAACTGGAACGAACGGAGGTGATACGCCTTCAACGCGAGGCGGTGTTCGCCGAAATGGGTGTTGCCGTGAAAGAGGACGGTGTCACAGTTGGTGTGTTCTCACCGAAGAAAACTCCACACTTGGTGAACTTAAACGAGGATCCTCTTATGTCCGAGTGTCTGATCTACTACATCAAGGATGGTTTCACGCGTATTGGTAGCGCCGAGGCTAACATACCACAAGACATTCAACTCTGCGGTCCTCACATACTGAGCGAGCATTGTGTTTTCGAGAACCACGACAGCATCATCACCCTGATTCCGAAGAAGGACGCTTTAATCTACGTTAATGGACGCGTGGTCACTGAGCCAATTGTTCTGAAGACTGGATCGCGTGTCATTTTAGGGAAGAATCACGTATTCAGATTCAATCATCCGGATCAAG TTCGTGAACGAAGGGAAAAGGGGTCTCCCGCGGAGACACCTGGAAATGGAGAGAGAGTCGACTGGAACTTTGCACAAATTGAATTGCTGGAAATGCAGGGGATCGACCTCAAAGCTGAAATGGAAAAGAGACAGTTGCTACTGGAAGAGCAGTTCCGCAAAGAGAAAGAAGAAGCCGATCAACTGTTCGAAGAACAAAGAAAA AGCTACGAGGCCCGGATAGATGCATTACAAAGACAAGTGGAGGAGCAAAGCATGACAATGTCCATGTATAGCAGTTACACACCCGATGATTTCAATAACATTGAGGAGGATATCTTTG TCAACCCCTTGTTTGACGCAGAGAGCAACTGGTCCGAGAGAGAGTTCCAACTGGCCGCTTGGGCCTTCCGCAAGTGGAAATATCATCAATTCACAAGTCTTCGAGATGATCTCTGGGGCAACGCGATATTCCTCAAAGAGGCTAACGCTATTTCTGTCGAACTCAAAAAGAAG GTTCAATTCCAGTTTACTTTGCTCACGGATACGCTTTATTCGCCACTTCCTCCGGATCTTTTACCCAGTGTAGATGAAGACGAAGAGGAAGAAAGGCCGTTCCCGCGCACGATTGTTGCTGTAGAAGTTCAAGATACAAAGAATGGAGCAACACATTATTGGACACTTGATAAACTAAG ACAAAGACTCGAATTGATGCGAGAAATGTATCATAATGAGGCTGAACTATCACCTACATCTCCAGACTTCAATATTGAATCTATTACTGGAGGTGATCCGTTCTACGATCGTTTTCCATGGTTCCGGATGGTTGGGAG GTCTTTTATATACTTAAGCAATCTCATGTACCCTGTTCCATTGATCCACAAAGTAGCGATAGTCAATGAAAAGGGAGACGTAAAAGGCTACTTGCGTGTAGCCGTGCAAGCCGTTGTTG AAGAGGAAAACAGCGAGTACTCAAGCGGCGTCAGACAGTCAGCTAGAATTTCCTTCGAGGATGATCTCTTCGGCGGTCACAAGCAAAACAAACGTAACACTTTGTTAACTCAGACGCTCGAAAAAAATCGACAGATACTCCTGCACGAGGAACGCGTCGTAGAGGGTCACAACGAGCAAAAAGACGTGAAAGACGAGGACGATATTGGCGATGCTGACAGTGGCAGAGGTGACAGCTCGGTTTCCAGCGACATGAAAGAAGAAGATCTACCAGATCATTTGCAACCGGGTTCTGAATTTATATTCAGGGTAACGGTGCTACAAGCTATGGGTATTTCCACCGAGTACGCCGATATTTTCTGCCAATTCAA TTTCTTACATCGACACCACGAAACCTTTTCAACGGAAACGGTAAAGAATACAGGAAAAGGAAATTCacctggattttatcacgtacaAAAT ATCACGGTTACGGTGACAAAATCATTCTTGGAGTACCTCAAAACTCAGCCAATCGTCTTCGAGGTCTTTGGGCATTACCAACAACACCCACTGCATAAGGATGCGAAACTGGAATA CGTAAGACAGCCACCGAAGAGGATGCTTCCGCCATCTATACCGATCAGTCAACCTGTACGCTCACCAAAATTCGGAAGCGTCCTACCATCGCCCAGCACATCGCACGTGCACGCCAAATACGATGTATTGGTCTggttcgaaatatgcgaactgGCACCGAACGGCGAATACGTGCCATCTGTGGTCGATCATAGCGACGACTTACCGTGTCGTGGACTTTTCTTGCTTCACCAAGGAATTCAGCGTCGTATCCGTATTACTATCGTTCATGAACCCGCATCTGACTTGCGATGGAAGGACGTGAGAGAGTTGGTCGTTGGTCGTATTAGAAACACGCCAGAGCCAGAGGAAGAAGACAATGACTCTTCGGTACTCTCGTTGGGTCTTTTCCCTGGCGAATATCTCGAAATTCCCGGAGACGATAGATGTATGTTCAGATTTGAGGCAGCATGGGACAGCTCTCTTCACAATTCTTCCTTACTCAACAGAGTTACAGCGTACGGAGAACAAATCTTCATGACCATCTCTGCATATCTTGAG TTGGAGAATTGTGGAAGACCGGCAATAATTACAAAAGACTTGAGCATGATCATTTACGGCAGAGATGCCAGAGTAGGACCTCGTTCTCTCAAACATTTGTTCAGCGGAAGCTACCGCAATCAGGAAGCTAATCGGCTCAGTGGCGTCTACGAGTTGGTTCTGCGACGTTCTTCGGAAGCAGGTAGCCCAG GTGTTCAAAGGCGACAACGCCGTGTATTAGACACAAGTTCCACATATGTTAGAGGAGAAGAGAACCTTCATGGATGGAGACCTCGAGGAGACAGTTTAATATTCGATCACCAATGGGAATTGGAGAAATTAACAAGATTAGAGGAAGTGGAAAGAGTAAGACATACGTTACTGTTGCGAGAAAAACTTGGTATTGACAAAGTCCCACTCTGCAATAAAATATCGCACGATTTTACAAAGAGCGAAAAG GAGGTTTGCAATATGATGGCGAAAGCGACAAACGAGCCACATGCTAGCCCGGTAAAACTTAAACGTTCAACGAGTAAAGAGGTTTACGAGCATTGTGAGATGACTGAGAGAGAAAAAGAATTGGCcgcaaaatatataaaattgattCAGGGTCGAATTCCAAGTAAAGAACCGATTCTACTTTCTGACGTTTCACCCGGAGAAGACACTATGGCTGATATGTCAGCATCCATGATGTCTTCGGTGATATCGTCCTCGTCTCAAGAGTCAGTATACGCGAGAGCTAGTGATTTCTTAGAGCAG GCTGCTGGTATAATAGTATGGAGCAGGTCTAAGTCGTGCATCCTTAGGTTGAGTTCGCCGGAGAGGGCTAGACTACAAGAACTGCAAGAGAGCATATTGGCTAGCGAGTCCAACAACCAGACATGTACCATCGCCCCGGCTCCGTTAGGTTCCTCGTCTCCATCGAAGGAAAATTTGGTGCTCTACGTGCCGGAAGTTGAAGAAATACGCATTAGTCCGGTTATTGCTAGAAAAGGATACCTAAATGTTCTCGAACACAAGACTAATGGATGGAAGAAACGCTGGGTG GCGGTGCGACGACCTTATGTTCTAATTTTTCGGGAAGAAAAAGATCCGGTAGAGAGAGCTCTGATCAATTTAGCTACTGCTCAAGTTGAATATTCTGAAGATCAGTTAGCCATGGTGAAAGTACCAAATACTTTCAG tgTTGTTACAAAACATCGAGGATATTTGCTGCAAACTTTAGGGGACAAGGAAGTCTACGACTGGTTATATGCTATTAATCCTCTCCTTGCTGGTCAAATCAG atcgaaactagCGCGCAAAGGGCCGACAGCAGCGAATCTGAATAACGCTTCGCCAGTCGGTCTATCTCCGCCTATAGATCAACAGTCGAACCAGAACAAGTGA